The nucleotide window GGTGTGCCTACAGAGTTAAACCACGTTGGCATTGATGGAGATGATGCAATCTCTCCACTTGATGTGATGGGGATGAACTGGAGCTGGCAAAATGGGCACAAACACCTGCGTATGGATGTAGATGGCTGGAATATCCACTTGGGAACAACGGGTTGTGAAGTGATTGACGCTGAAGCCGAAACCATTGATTGCGATTCATCTCGACCGAATCGACCTCGCTACCAGTTTGCTAATTTCAACCCTTCCACTAACGTTATTGTGTTTGATTACCAACGTCTTGTGGCAAACAGTGATATCACATTTAACACTGCTGACACTCCGCTGGGCTGTATGTCATCCAGTGTCGATCCAGAGTGCCAAGGCGTGTTCGACAACCTCGGCCTTGATTTAGAAACTGGTAAATGTACTGCAGGTGATTGCAGTAGTTCTCAATCCTGGGTATCGGTGGAGTAAGCCCTATGTCAGCAAACCATAAGTTCGGTTTGCTGGCATCGCTCACGATATTTGCGATCGTAGGCTGTGACAGCGAATCGAGTTACAACGCAACACCATCAAACTCGGTGAATGAGTTTGGTTTTGACTTTCAAACGGGCTCTCTTCCTCAACCTAAAGAACCAGCGGATAACCCGGCAACAGAGGAAAAGTTTCAACTTGGCAGGCATCTGTTTTA belongs to Vibrio sp. STUT-A11 and includes:
- a CDS encoding MbnP family copper-binding protein; amino-acid sequence: MFNKAQAPKALITALSFGLLTACNGGSNSSSAAKAEPAIENVTLEFAARVGQQDIQCQLMDSAIAGVTNAHPEFKDVRMYISEIELIDDNGTATPLDLIQDGKWQYQNVALLDFESGIDSCANGNPALNHQITGQVPQGNYTGIRFTLGVPTELNHVGIDGDDAISPLDVMGMNWSWQNGHKHLRMDVDGWNIHLGTTGCEVIDAEAETIDCDSSRPNRPRYQFANFNPSTNVIVFDYQRLVANSDITFNTADTPLGCMSSSVDPECQGVFDNLGLDLETGKCTAGDCSSSQSWVSVE